The following coding sequences lie in one Eschrichtius robustus isolate mEscRob2 chromosome 17, mEscRob2.pri, whole genome shotgun sequence genomic window:
- the TNFRSF11B gene encoding tumor necrosis factor receptor superfamily member 11B encodes MNKFLCCALVFLDISIKWTTQETFPPKYLHYDPETSRQLMCDKCPPGTSLKQHCTARRKTLCTPCPDHYYTDSWHTSDECLYCSPVCKELQYVKQECNRTHNRVCECEEGRYLELEFCLKHRSCPSGFGVLHTGTPERNTVCKRCPDGFFSNETSSKAPCRKHTNCSAFGLLLTQKGNATHDNRCSGNSESTHKCGIDMTLCEEAFFRFAVPTKLTPNWLSVLVDNLPGTKVNAESIERIKRRHSSREQTFQLLKLWKHQNKDQDMVKKIIQDIELCEKSVQRHIGHMNLTFEQLRRLMESLPGKKVTTEDIEKTMKTCKSSDQILKLLSLWRIKNDDQDTRKGLMHALKHLKTYHFPKTVTQSLKKTIRFLHSFTMYRLYQKLFLEMIGNQVQSLKISCL; translated from the exons TTCCTGGACATCTCCATTAAATGGACCACCCAGGAAACCTTTCCTCCAAAGTACCTTCATTATGACCCCGAAACCTCTCGTCAGCTGATGTGTGATAAATGTCCTCCTGGCACCTCCCTAAAACAGCACTGCACAGCAAGGCGGAAGACCCTGTGTACCCCTTGTCCTGACCACTACTACACAGACAGCTGGCACACCAGTGACGAGTGTCTGTACTGCAGCCCAGTGTGCAAAGAACTGCAGTACGTCAAGCAGGAGTGCAATCGCACCCATAACCGCGTGTGCGAATGCGAGGAGGGGCGCTACCTGGAGCTGGAGTTCTGCTTGAAACACAGGAGCTGTCCCTCTGGATTTGGAGTGCTACACACTG GAACCCCAGAGCGAAATACAGTTTGCAAAAGATGTCCAGATGGGTTCTTCTCCAATGAGACGTCATCTAAAGCACCCTGTAGAAAGCACACAAATTGCAGTGCATTTGGGCTCCTTCTAACCCAGAAAGGAAATGCAACGCATGACAATAGATGTTCTGGAAACAGTGAATCGACTCACAAATGTGGAATAG ACATGACCCTGTGTGAGGAGGCATTCTTTAGGTTTGCTGTTCCCACAAAGCTTACCCCGAACTGGCTCAGCGTCCTGGTAGACAATTTGCCTGGCACCAAGGTGAACGCAGAGAGCATAGAGAGGATAAAACGACGACACAGCTCACGAGAACAGACTTTCCAGCTGCTGAAGTTATGGAAGCATCAAAACAAAGACCAAGATATGGTCAAGAAGATCATCCAAG ATATCGAACTCTGTGAAAAGAGCGTGCAGAGGCACATTGGGCACATGAACCTCACCTTCGAGCAGCTTCGAAGGCTGATGGAAAGCTTGCCGGGGAAGAAAGTGACGACAGAAGACATTGAGAAAACAATGAAGACGTGCAAATCAAGTGATCAAATCCTGAAGCTTCTCAGCCTCTGGAGAATAAAAAATGATGACCAAGACACCCGCAAGGGCCTGATGCATGCCCTAAAGCACTTGAAGACATACCACTTCCCCAAAACTGTCACTCAGAGTCTGAAGAAGACCATCAGGTTCCTTCACAGTTTCACCATGTACAGATTATATCAGAAGCTATTTTTAGAAATGATAGGGAACCAGGTCCAATCATTAAAGATAAGCTGCTTATAA